Sequence from the Etheostoma spectabile isolate EspeVRDwgs_2016 unplaced genomic scaffold, UIUC_Espe_1.0 scaffold314, whole genome shotgun sequence genome:
TTTACATTTGTGGGAAGGGATATTTTGAGCTCTAGTTTAAAGCATAAAACAATCTAAACATGGGAAATCCTTCTTTTATTGGAAGGTTTACCTCTTGATGTGCCATGGTGACCGTCtgaaggtttttatttttaatcaaacaCTGCAGCAGCATGTTTCACACCTTGAGCCGAAGAGGAGGAACTAATGAGTGAAATTTGCAGCTGTAATGTCTGGTTGGAATGAAAACCCTCAGATTCTCCACACATGATGTACAAAGTGAGACCCGAATTACACAGACACATTACATTTCTCttgaaagaaattgtttttttagtttttatttctaaaacatCTTTTGTAATTACACATTGTGCTCTCTGAAAAAGTATGTTCCTATATTTTCTACTACACACGGCGCTTCGTGACATGTGCAGACAATCGACGAATGGAGAGGTCATCCATCACCCCGCGCTGAGAAATGTGGCAGGGCAGAAGAAGCACAAAGCTGTGAACTCGCTTTTATTGTGAGGCACAACTCGCCCCTAACACCAGAGGTCCCTGCAGCGTCTCGTCTGTCCCTGAGTCATGCACAGCTGGTCATGAATCGCCTTTTTGTGCAGAATCTTTATTAGGAAGCATAACAGAGCGCTGGAATGGGTGTCAAGTCACCGGTGAAAAGGAAATCATGCTGCAATTTTTAGATCTTCTTTTGACATATGGTttaatttcctgttttgttCATCTAGCCAGTCACCAGCCTGTTCTCCGACTCACTGGGTGAATTCAAAGTGTGCGACATGTTCTCATCATTGAGgagattttaattaatttaaattaacatAGTACGCAGGTGGGTGGGGTGAGCCATGAGGTGTTAATGACCTAAGCGGGTGGTAAAAACAGCTTTAATGAAACAAATGGCGTCTTTCAAAAACAACCTTTATAAGTGGCCTatgtacaatatttaaaaaaaaacgaataACAGACTATGATAAAGGTTGGCGTTGTTTCTCTTCATCTTTGGTCTTCACACACCAAAGCTCTCTCCTCATCCAGAGACATTCAGGATGGATGTCATTAATACCATTTTTTCTTCCAGTGTCACTGAGAGTAGCACCTTGATGAAGAGATGTGCGCTGATCACATATTTAGTCCTCTAATGTGTCTAATTATACTCAATAATATTACATAATAAATAGTGTTGGTCCTTTGATGCGTCTGAAGGGGACGCAGGGTTATAGGGCAGCATTGTTGGAGGTCGGAGCGCAGTTTTAGTCCTCTGAGGTCACGTCGATGTCCTCGGAGCTGGACTGCTTGGTGGCGATGCGCCATCTGTTGATGTGGTGgcttcccttcttcttctgctggCTCTCTGggccctcctcctccagcttctGTCGCTTGTACTTGGTCCTCCTGTTCTGGAACCACACCTTCACCTGGACAGAAAAATAAACCGGGTTAATGACGATGATGCACTTCAATGAGCAGACTGCTGTGTCATTTCTGAGAGGCGCTGATTTAAATATAGACAATACGCACTAGAGCTTTCTGAAGGTGGACGTTTGGACTTGTCAGACACAGGTATAACTTTAGTTACAGGTTGCTGGATGTAGTGGGGCTGCAatcaactaacgattattttcattatctgtTAATCTGCTGAGTATTTTCACAATTACTCGTTGAATTGCTTGgtcaataaaatgtctgaaaaattTCCTCCAAGGTGACAAATGTCGTTGGTTTTCTTACGACCCCCCAACCATCCAAGGCctagtctatatcaacgacGTTTCCTTTAGCCTACAGTATAGTTCCGCCGCCGGACGTTCAGCCGGATTTCCCTCATTTTTGGCCGGCTGGCCCTCACGTTCCACTTTCTTTTTGCTGGCATTCTTAATTCTCATCACACGTTcgacagccattttaattccaagtCTTGCTCCTCTATGtgcacgtgttccaccaaaacaagttccttcccgaggctattttccAGAGGCACCATAccatgattgtgattggttttaagaaatgccaataaactggCAAAGTCTTCCAATGCGAGATTATCCAAAACCCAACACATTCCATTTACACTGTTATAAAACAGAAACAAGCAGCAAATCTGGAACAAGGAAATGTTTTGGCCTTTTTGCTTAAAAACTGGACTACAACTGTACTAGAATAAAATGTCTTCCTGTTGGTATGGCAGCAATTAgattaaagataaaataaaaaatctgtttttattttattttttagaatacAAATCATTTGCTTCTAAAATACTAGTTACCCTCTGGAAATCAGTGTAGActttaattaactaattaaatacccttttttttataaacgcCTCAATCCACCAATCACATCATGTCACCCCCACCACCCTTttcaaaaatgcttttaaaaggATTCCCATCGTTTATAACTGAGAATGGCATTAATGCATGGGACAGGTGGACAGGCTGATTAGCATCCTGACTGACTGGTGTTGCTATGACCTGGGAATATGAGCTTGGCTGACTAACATATATATTTGGCCAGGATGCCTTTTTAAATagcaacacaagcacacatattAGCTTCTTACTTCTTGACTTTATCAAGATAATTCTATGTAGTAAAAACTGTCAATGAAACTCTCATGGAGCCACAATATGCTGTTTAAGTTCTCTGAGCTGGTTGGgagtgtttttgttcattttcctAAATTGGAAGCAGCACAGAAgacttaaaaactaaaatggttACTAGAAACTGGTCTATTAGTGATCACTCTATGGAAGCAGACCAACTCAGCTTTGAGGGAGTTCATTCAAATTAAGTCCACTATCATTATAATTTGCATAATACAGTTGGTGCTTAATTGCAAGCTCTTATTGACTGACACAAAACTTGCAAGCAGCATTTATCCGTATCGCTGACTCAGGAAACATCtctgtatattctgtatattaGGCCTAATTGACACCCACATAATGTGGAATCATTAAACATAACCATCAATAATATTTACACTCCTTTATCATATAGCATGAATGAATTAAACACCTTTTAATAGACACTGACTAGGCTGCAGTCTCATTTAGCTGAGAAGggaattatttaaattggattGCACTAActtatgtataaaaaaagtttGGATTTCTTTAAAAGTGTATAATACCGCCATAGCCAATGCAAGAGGATTTCACATTAATGATTTCCTCTTTCATTAACAGTGTACTTGACTCTCATATTTTTAATAGCCTACATTAAGGATTCCTTGTTTGTAAATAATTAACCTATATTTCAATACACTGTGTAACACCTAAATAATTTCACACAGGCTTTAACAGTAGCCTActaataacagtaaaaaaataaaataataattgactTTTCAGTCAATATTTTTGTGGCTTCAAATTTAAGTTATAATTGTGGGTATTATAATGTTTGATATTACAGTATcaggaataaaaaatatattttcagtaATGTTTCTATCTGGGTGGTAACTGTTTTGGGAACAATTAAGCTGTCTGGAAATAATTAAACTTTATTTGCATATGCTGAAGGATCCCACGAATATTTAACGtacatatttatgtattattatttttttataaaaaagaaatttttgatatatatatatatatatgtataattacttttttgttttatttattgcgATATTTAGGATGGACATCACCAAAGTTCGGCTCTGTGGTTTAATGGAAATAATGTTGCTATAGAAATTATTGCTATTATGTAGCTAGTCTATCCCAGTAAAGTGAATGCTTTAAGAGGTAACtgctcatttttaaaacaattgtaATTGATATTTAGCCGTGTTTGATAGAGGAATCCATAGCTAACTTAACGACAAAACAAGCAAACGCCCATATGTACTAGCTAGCATAACATTCGCTAGCTAAGCTTACCTGTGTTTCAGATAAACTCAAGCTGTTTGCTAGCTGCTTCCTCTCGGCCCCGACGACGTAGTGGTTCTTCTCGAAGGCTCTTTCCAGACGGAGGAgctgggagggagagaaggCTGTCCGAATGCGCTTGGGTTTTCTGGCGAAAGGACCGTGGAGGAGCAGGCTGTCCTGGGACACGTCGTTACCTGACACCACATTCAAGGAATACGACAAGGGCCGTCAGTTGGCTGGCAAAGGTATCTTTAAAATAACACGTCATTGAGTGTGGACAGTGCCGGCCGGCTGCCAGTGTGTTGACCAGGCGGGTAATAGGCCACCTATCAGAGAGTGTTAATGGGCCCGCTCTACTGCAGAGGCTGGAGCTGGCATTAGCGTGGTAATGGGAAGCAAATGTCAAGCAAAACTTTCAATCTATTTATATCCTacatttttcatcattattAATAGTGTTGTTATTAGGGctattatttgtattaataCTAGGCTGGTAGGTAGGGGTTGCTGTATTCTCCTAATAATAGGCTACTATAATATATAGGCCTACCATTTACCAGAAATCAAATATTTACAATAGTAGCATGTTGGAATTCTTTTTGTCAAATTGCCAATTTTATTAACCCACCAGCGGTTTGAACAACACGATCATCGTTTCCATTAAAAGTTCCTTTTCTGCTGGTCTTTTTTTCGTATTAGGCTTAATGCAAAGTTGAATGAGTTATACGGCATATAACTGAGCCCATGTTTATGGATATGGAGACGGAGAACCTTTATTATATAAAATCTTTATATAATAcctattctatttatttattttaactttttgtatTTCGAGTAGGCTattgtgtaaatgtagcctactgataATGCTCTTAAACTAATTCAAAAGAATTCAAATGAACCCAACATAAATGACCTGCTGTAGACATCTGTTGGGCtacaaaacaactaaaactgCCTATAATATAGTCGGAAAAACAATTATATTCTactaaaagaaaataagatgCACTGTTTGATATTGTGTGATTTGTGTATTTTTAGTTTACCTGGAATTTTAGTTAATTAACGGACAACTTGCTTTCACCGTGATATAGCAGATATTGTGAGAAGATgagatgtttattttaaaaacgttcTATTTTCCGGTCGTTCTGGGTTGATGCTAACTTTTTTCATTAAATGGTAATTATTTAAACTGGTTTGGTCCTCTTATAAGCCCAAGCAGAGGCCATTATGGGTTATTAATAAATGAGCCTGTATTGCAAGTGTAATAGGCTTGATTGTAACAATATGCGCTTTCTTGGGATTTGCATTAGTCCTTAatgtaagatttaaaaaaaaatgatgtccaTAACTTTACGGATGCAATTAAACTCaataggaaaataaaaatgttctcatAAAAAATAACACGTCATAGAGATGCATTCATTGGTAATAATCCGTGCACAAGCGCGCTGAGGTGAAATAAATAACTACAGTCATCAAATCCTTTTTTGCCTTTCTATTCCTGTTATATTCAAATTATTATACtggctttttatcaatgtgtCTCTACAGATGGCTGTTGTGCTAGATGTTTAGAATGAAACGAGTCTATATAGCCTCGGGCAAGTTTTTTTGTGTGGGAATAATCTCCATCCGAGGTTATCTCCTCCTGCGGCTGTGTGAGAGGGGCTGCCGGGCGGAGAGAGGGGAAGTCCGGCAGCCTGCTGCACTCTCCGCGGCTCTGTTCGTCCGTGGCCGCAAGTGATTATTCAACTGGGAATTATTATAATACGGAAACCTCTTAAAAGCAGAAGCTCGAAGCACGCTTTTATCGCCTCTGAAATAGTGTTTGGTTATTTAGAATTATGCAAACACAGTACACCTAAATCTAGTTTATGTGCAGATTAGCCTATGGTTCCCTTTATTGTTTTAGGCAGATTATTTAGGCAAAATAATTGCACACATCAAAGTAGGTTGTGTAAGAATATGGTGTTTAAGtgaaattaaaatcaatttcataTTCCCAGTGTTCACTATACCTTGAAATCTGTGTCCGAAGAACCTGTTCCGTAGGACCCAGGGGTAGAAGTTGAGCGGGTCTCGGTGTTGCGTCCCGAAGAAGTGCGGATGCTGTAGGTGGGAGCCTCCGAGCTGGTGAGGGGCCACGGTGAGGGAGGGGTGGTTTACCGTCTCTGGGAACACCAGGTCCGGGCTCTGGTAGATGGACCTGCCTGGCGGAGCCGGGTAACCGTTCATTAAGACCTCTGTCGTCGGGTTGGAGTAACTCAGAGCCGTCGGACGGATGGGCTCCTCGGCGATTAAAGGGTTCTCTTTGGCGACCAGAGACTCGATCGTGAAGCAGCGCTTGCCTGCAGACGAAAACATCATCTCTTGATAGAAACAGAAAGCAGTAGCCGAAGAAAGAGATCAGTCTGTTTTCCTTCCTCTTGGTGGGAAAGATAAGCTCCCTCTCAGAGATGCATCATGGGCACAGATGTCGGGGTGTTCAGCGGAGATGCTGCTTCAAAAGTCAACAGTGCTGCAAATGGCCCTAATCCATGAAGTCCGCGCGCAGTCCCAGGGTTTCTGTGCACAAGTGTGCACCAAGAAAAGGCGCCTCCAAGCTTCAGCGTGGCTTGACGCTGCGCAGGGAGACAGCTGATTGGACCAGAGCACCTGCCAATAGGTCTCCTGAAGGACCTGCTGCTTCATAGATCACACAAACCCGGGCAGCTTAGTTACAGAGACACGCTGAGAAAACATGTTTGCCCCAATTAACAGGTCATTGTGTGTCCTACCTTAATATCTCGTTTTTCTTCAGGGAAACAATCAGCCGATGGGAGGAGAAACTTCCCCTTGTTTCAGAGCAGGTTCACTCATCCAGGAGCTGTAGGAGCGGAGATATCTAAAACACGTACTGTGGTAAAACGGGTGGGAATTCCACTCATTACCCGCAGAGTGCATAATGTCCGTGTTGTAACCTTCATTGTGAACCTGCGCTAAACAGGCCTTTAGCTGCCTGAAACAGGCCTACAGGCTGGAAAGGTCACTACTGTTCTCCAGTAAGACACAGTAAGgctattatttaattttagcacattttttattgaaatcaaaatttcttttaatttttttttatcaacaaacGCAACATTTTCCTCCTGTAGGCTATAAATCGCATAATTGGTTGTATTTAGCCCATAaatccttttaaaatgtaaattgtaatcgTGTTTCTTATTATGTTCAAAAGCATATGACATGTTGAACTTAACACTctctctttttaaaagaaaaacacaaatgaggAAAAAGTCGTGTGAAGCCCACCCAATAAATCAGCACTATAAATGAACACCAAAACaaatagcctaataataatataaataattttattgactAATAGCCatgcatttatttttccttttattcaCTTAATTGATAGCTTACATTATTTCAAATTATGATAGGTTATAGACCTACTTTTGCAATAAAGTGTGTGAAGAGCGCCCAAGAAAACTTTCATTTAGGCTTTTCAAATTCCTtactttattaataataataataataataatgatgatgatggtgatggtgggAGATCACTGGCTTGTTTCTAGTAGTCTGAGGGTTTAAAGGTGACCATGTTATGAGGCCCATATCAGTCCCCTGGTAACGGGGGACCGAGTCGGGTCCCGGCCGCTCACCCTGTCCTCTGAGAACAGGTACTCCGCAGTATTTCAGCTTCCACGGTGCCCTAACCAAGTTAATAATTATCTTCTTAATACGCCCGTTTGCGTAGAGGTCGCATTAGAAAATCATTACCGATGGAAATGATGAGGTAAAACAAGTTGTTGATTAGGCGTTTATACCTAAAGGCTCCTAAAGACTGCAGTAGGTTCTGGGAAATGGCTCGGGCTCCAAAAAGCTCCATCCTCTCCTCCCTGAATACAGATACCAATCTTTATTCATTTACTGGGTGTGCCCAGCACTTATTGATGCAGGTTCCCCGGACATATTTCGCTTCGCTTGCAGGACACGTGAGAGCCGCTGTCGAATATTTAAGAGGCCATTTcaatcctattttttttttttaaatccgtGTTTATGTCGATCATGAGCGCTGAATGGATCTGCGGAGATATTTCGCTTTAGGATACaacatcttttcatttaatcTACAGTAAAGAATTGTGTTTTGGTCATAAGGTCACATTATAAATCATCCGTTGTGATTTATTGAGATTATCACAGTGTTAGAGATATCAccgggaattaaaaaaaaaaactcaaagaatacattaataaacataGGCCTATGTTTACGTCGTAATACGTCGTAGACGACGTATTTGTGGAAAACGTAAACAGCGTCACATTTCTGGTCCCCTATCTCTTTATTGCAGGATTTTACATTTGAACCGTCTTTTTACCcaaaatgcagcagcagcagcagcagcaggaagtTGCGGGGTGAGCGAGCCGGCTGAGTTTAATGATGAAACCCTGTGCGCCTTTACGCACTGACCCTGAGCGCTGCTGGTTAATAGATGTCCAAATCGCTCTGCATTAACCAAAACAAAGCAGAGCAGTCTACCTTTGTTCCACTGTTGGGTTTTCCCCGAGGCCCCGGAGGAGAGTCACTGAAAGGCTGAGCAAAGTGATCTTCAGCCAGCAGGGCCTGGGTCTTTAGTAGGAATCTAGTTTTATAGGCTTAGGGTGACATTCCTCTATAGTAGTATAATATTTTGGAGATTATTTAGTACATGTGTGACAATAGGTGGCGAGTTGAAACTTTCATTTAATATCCTGTAAAGGCCTATTGCACTAGATTTCATAATGTCTTCAGATTCTTTACGGGATTACTACAGTAGGGACTTGATTGATGATAATAATGGATGATTGAtgataaagagcaggtctgTGTTGGAGGTTTAAGAGTTCCTCTTTATTTTCGGTGATCTACAGTGTGCCACTATTTCTAGTGAAATGTAAATTCACCCAAACTGTTGCATGTTATCTCATGAAAcgggggtggtagtagctcagtccatagggNNNNNNNNNNggaaccggagggttgctggttcaagtcctgatggaccaaagtatggtggtggactggtagctggagaggtgccagttcatccctgctcttgagcaaggcaccaaacccccaaccgCTTGGGGCACCCTTcctatgggcagcccccccactctgacatctctccattagtgcatgtgtaggtcctgagcgtgtgtgtgtgtgtaattcaggtcggtgtgtaataacaacagagtgaaaagtgtagtttcccacAAGGGATAAACaaagtacaatacaaaaaaaaaaaaaataccttgttATTGTGGGAGAAAGCACCACACCTCGTTCATGCAGTACTCAATGgaagaaaatattgtttttacgCAACAAGTATATCATTAAAGcctaatgtaaaacatttgacTGCAGAACAGTGGCATATAGGCACATATTTCTAAGTAGAGTTGATTACAGGCATGTAACATTGTtcaatttagtttaaaaacattgatttccccacacacacagctcttattttcttttaaagattcttttttctcactttgtttCACCAGGAGGATCCTgccttccagggagtcctgggtcaaaaaggaaaaatatgagatttttgttgacttttgtCTCCTAACAATTTGTGTTACAAATGACTGTGACCTGAGCTCAACAAACCCAACAATTATTGTAAAATAGAAGAAATTTCATTATTAAAGTCAGTATAACTCCTCAGTCACACCAATGTCCAACGATACCATACTAGTTCATTGTCTGGtgagtgttgttttttgtagggTGCCATAGGAAAAGAGGGACAAAATAAAGAAGCCCCTGTGAAGACGGATGTCTCACTTTAAAACAAGTGCTGTCCTCTAGTGGCCTAACCAAGATTTTGTTATTATGGCGTCTGGTCTGAACCCAACGGATGATTATGGATTGAGAAAAATAAGCAAAGTGGtatatgaaaaatatatttttgcagATGCTCACCATAATGAAgacaattataataatattattatagtattttaaacacactgtactgtatctgtctttATCATACTGTATGACAGtcttacacatactgtatgacagtcttacacatactgtatgacagtcttaaatatactgtactgtatgacaGTTTTAAATCTATATTACcaaagttatatatatatacaagcaTAACACTATAAActaactatatacagtacacaataTAAAACACATAATAATCCTTCAGTTCATTCTAGCTTTACAGAAATGTCCCTTGTGAGCTTAAAAAGTAGGAAAGCAAGAACTTTATTTTCATAGAGGCCTGTAGCCAGATGTTTGGGAGAAAATCATGACGTGACATGTTTTGCTCCATCAGCTGCCTGATGTTTTACCTCCGGGGGGNNNNNNNNNNGGGGGGGGAATCCATCCCAAGTCATTCACTGTGGTAGTGGTGGTGTTTTTAGACCAATGCTGCCTCCCAGTGGCTGA
This genomic interval carries:
- the emx1 gene encoding homeobox protein EMX1, which produces MMFSSAGKRCFTIESLVAKENPLIAEEPIRPTALSYSNPTTEVLMNGYPAPPGRSIYQSPDLVFPETVNHPSLTVAPHQLGGSHLQHPHFFGTQHRDPLNFYPWVLRNRFFGHRFQGNDVSQDSLLLHGPFARKPKRIRTAFSPSQLLRLERAFEKNHYVVGAERKQLANSLSLSETQVKVWFQNRRTKYKRQKLEEEGPESQQKKKGSHHINRWRIATKQSSSEDIDVTSED